One genomic window of Ferrimicrobium sp. includes the following:
- a CDS encoding 4Fe-4S binding protein, whose translation MTKVEPTKIKLVTDDTIPKRLHIPVVASESRFQGTDPSKKANLASHPVIARILSKRVTQFLMIIPNQIIFWLVIFLGFLGVVDPGINFATAITWYLWFCLVFVMMAVIGRAWCSMCPFGGFAEWIQRRTLFRRLQKPLGLGRKLPESWAQWGFTLSVGTFVFLTFLEEYFNIAGPGTPRDTSLMVLGIVVSAVTFYLVFERRTFCRYFCPLSALIGSVGSMGSVAGFRTNDRAVCLACTTKDCMRGGSSGYGCPWYTWPGSAESNVACGLCTECYKACPSNNVGFYLQSPLTSVIAPKRRRADIAWAVALLWGLVLFQQVNATNVYTNLDNYLNRVTGWNHYPNPIDYLVIIVLGAVVTAAIFKGYQMLFLDPVRGEHVAGNFMEKVNPFRQIFLPLSYALIPIVGMDYFARQLPKFFKHVPRLIPAIVQIFGVNTSKWSLVNYHLISNPAIVDVQLVVMAIGIIGSVYAVLKIFPRDIAPFVQRVVGAKVAAVMLMVALGGVAGWLYIIMHAAS comes from the coding sequence ATGACAAAGGTCGAACCGACCAAGATCAAGTTGGTAACTGACGATACGATTCCCAAGCGGCTACACATTCCAGTAGTAGCTAGCGAAAGTCGCTTTCAAGGAACCGATCCGTCGAAGAAGGCGAACCTGGCGAGTCACCCGGTTATTGCGAGAATCCTGTCGAAACGGGTCACTCAGTTCCTCATGATCATCCCCAACCAGATCATCTTCTGGTTGGTAATTTTTCTTGGGTTCCTCGGGGTGGTCGATCCCGGTATCAACTTTGCTACCGCCATTACTTGGTATCTGTGGTTCTGTTTGGTGTTCGTGATGATGGCTGTCATTGGACGGGCGTGGTGCTCGATGTGTCCATTCGGTGGCTTTGCCGAATGGATCCAACGCCGTACCCTGTTTCGTCGACTCCAGAAGCCGCTTGGCCTTGGCCGCAAGCTTCCAGAGAGTTGGGCTCAGTGGGGCTTTACGCTTTCGGTTGGCACGTTTGTATTCTTGACGTTTCTAGAGGAGTACTTTAACATCGCCGGCCCAGGTACTCCTCGTGATACCTCGCTGATGGTGCTTGGCATTGTGGTTTCGGCGGTGACCTTCTACCTCGTCTTTGAACGCAGGACCTTCTGCCGGTACTTTTGTCCGCTATCCGCACTGATTGGTTCGGTTGGATCGATGGGATCGGTTGCGGGCTTTCGCACGAACGATCGAGCGGTCTGTCTCGCGTGCACGACCAAGGATTGCATGCGGGGTGGAAGTTCCGGATACGGGTGCCCATGGTATACGTGGCCAGGTTCTGCAGAGTCGAATGTAGCCTGTGGACTGTGCACGGAGTGCTACAAGGCCTGTCCTTCTAACAACGTTGGCTTCTACCTGCAGAGCCCGCTGACCTCGGTCATTGCCCCGAAGCGTCGTCGGGCCGACATTGCATGGGCTGTGGCGTTGCTTTGGGGTTTGGTGCTCTTTCAGCAGGTCAATGCCACCAACGTCTATACCAATCTCGATAACTACCTCAATCGTGTGACGGGCTGGAACCATTACCCCAATCCCATTGACTATCTGGTAATCATCGTTCTTGGGGCCGTTGTTACTGCCGCCATATTTAAGGGATACCAGATGTTGTTCCTCGATCCTGTTCGAGGGGAACACGTGGCAGGGAACTTCATGGAGAAGGTCAATCCGTTTCGCCAGATCTTCTTGCCGCTGTCCTATGCGCTCATTCCTATCGTCGGCATGGATTACTTCGCTCGCCAGCTGCCGAAGTTCTTCAAGCACGTTCCACGTCTTATCCCAGCGATCGTGCAGATATTTGGCGTGAACACCTCCAAGTGGTCACTGGTGAACTATCACCTCATCTCAAACCCGGCCATTGTCGATGTCCAGCTGGTCGTCATGGCGATTGGCATCATCGGGAGCGTCTATGCGGTGCTCAAGATCTTTCCGCGTGATATCGCGCCCTTCGTTCAGCGTGTGGTGGGAGCAAAGGTGGCCGCGGTCATGCTGATGGTAGCTCTTGGTGGAGTTGCTGGTTGGTTGTACATCATCATGCATGCGGCGTCATAA
- a CDS encoding FAD-dependent oxidoreductase: MLTNDFPKVSVLKDRCSGCQECLVRCPVGAISLDEFTYTVVVDEMVCVACHQCERTCPFSAITVEGLPRVDDRVPAHLFESSDVRGDLHEVRVGFLSDDELIAEASRCLDCPDATCIRGCPTHNDIPAFIERARNLDFAGAREIISATSSMPEICSRVCDTGTQCEGACSLTLAGGMPVAIHEIERYLADRSEPPITKPGSVGLSVAIIGGGPAGIAVADVVARGGGHATIFEASAELGGLMRSGIPEFTLPNAIVARLGSRLEALGVEVVPDTRVSLEAIDSLSHAFDAVVVAQGANAPLPITAAGKEAVKVTEASEFLDRAYRVITGSVGPTTTTAPESTVLVVGAGNTAMDVARMTRRLGGSAVCVDWMDKRFSLVRPDELGEAEREGVEVLFSVTVASLRPLANGRIAATLVSTIQEDRQQRPKVTDKVFRVMEVDEVVAALGYRIESELLESFPTLPVRKEVPVIKDRHWVASGIFNGLPSDVSRHMPVGELAVGRERARSRAQLALGDRVYVVGDSLVGPSTVVEAMAQGRKLGTSLLTRSSRLAPSYVGRLRPPRVLVSIDSPGGTTRALALRLAELLSPVAQEIVAVPVDQVTSEYVGDFDLLVLTTWVDGLLVGRQHAGPATSRLVDELTTGTQTQVAVLMTYGFDPGHAMLRLIDSIMAKGLQVVASKTMKSTADGLFQFAQELCQMAWPDISGDGIVKAVLEGGDLAVDQVAATIGIRPELATSVTRSVNELRSFRGSSDLLTQLMANVNALQAAIDMGMREHRTPRRLGRRSHAGASA, encoded by the coding sequence ATGTTAACAAATGATTTTCCAAAGGTGTCAGTGCTTAAGGATCGGTGTTCTGGCTGTCAGGAGTGTTTAGTTCGTTGCCCGGTTGGTGCGATCTCACTTGACGAGTTCACTTACACGGTTGTGGTCGATGAGATGGTCTGTGTCGCTTGTCATCAATGCGAGCGCACCTGCCCATTCTCTGCGATTACTGTCGAAGGTTTGCCAAGGGTAGATGATCGCGTGCCGGCGCATCTCTTTGAGTCATCGGACGTTCGGGGCGACCTCCACGAGGTTCGTGTCGGATTCCTGTCGGACGACGAGTTGATCGCTGAGGCAAGTCGTTGTTTGGACTGCCCGGATGCGACGTGTATCCGTGGTTGTCCTACCCATAACGATATCCCTGCGTTTATCGAACGTGCGCGTAATCTGGACTTCGCTGGGGCTAGAGAGATCATCTCCGCGACCTCTTCGATGCCTGAGATCTGCTCGCGAGTTTGTGATACAGGGACCCAGTGCGAGGGCGCATGCTCGCTGACGCTAGCTGGAGGTATGCCAGTCGCGATCCATGAGATAGAGCGTTATCTAGCTGATCGTAGCGAGCCACCGATTACGAAGCCGGGCTCAGTCGGTCTTTCTGTTGCCATCATCGGCGGTGGTCCTGCGGGCATCGCTGTCGCCGACGTGGTGGCTCGTGGGGGCGGACATGCTACGATCTTCGAGGCCAGTGCAGAGCTTGGCGGTCTGATGCGGTCGGGTATCCCAGAATTTACCTTGCCGAATGCGATCGTTGCTCGCCTAGGTTCGCGTCTCGAAGCGTTAGGGGTTGAGGTGGTCCCTGACACTCGGGTCTCGCTCGAGGCCATCGATAGTCTGTCCCATGCTTTTGATGCCGTGGTGGTTGCCCAAGGAGCGAATGCTCCGTTGCCAATCACGGCCGCAGGTAAGGAGGCCGTCAAGGTCACAGAGGCCAGTGAGTTCCTCGACCGGGCCTATCGGGTTATCACTGGTTCGGTAGGACCTACGACGACTACCGCACCGGAGTCTACGGTACTGGTCGTTGGCGCTGGCAACACCGCGATGGACGTCGCGAGGATGACACGAAGGTTAGGAGGCAGTGCGGTCTGCGTCGATTGGATGGATAAGCGGTTTTCTCTAGTGCGCCCGGACGAGCTTGGCGAGGCCGAACGTGAGGGCGTTGAGGTGCTATTTTCAGTCACCGTCGCCAGCTTGCGTCCGTTGGCCAACGGTCGGATTGCAGCGACACTTGTTTCGACGATCCAGGAAGATCGCCAGCAGCGACCCAAGGTGACGGACAAGGTATTTCGAGTCATGGAGGTGGATGAGGTCGTCGCCGCGCTCGGTTATCGGATTGAGTCGGAGCTCTTGGAGAGCTTTCCTACACTGCCCGTGCGTAAGGAAGTACCGGTGATCAAGGATCGACATTGGGTTGCGAGTGGGATCTTCAACGGCCTCCCGAGCGATGTGTCTAGGCACATGCCCGTGGGAGAGTTAGCGGTAGGGCGCGAGCGGGCTCGTTCACGTGCACAGCTCGCCCTTGGTGATCGCGTGTACGTGGTTGGAGATTCGCTGGTTGGTCCATCCACTGTGGTGGAGGCGATGGCGCAAGGACGAAAGCTCGGCACGAGTTTGCTCACGCGTTCTTCGCGCCTTGCGCCATCGTATGTAGGTCGGTTGCGACCACCACGGGTACTTGTGAGTATCGACTCTCCTGGAGGGACCACGCGTGCGTTGGCGTTGAGGCTGGCTGAACTGCTGAGCCCGGTGGCGCAGGAGATCGTAGCGGTGCCAGTAGACCAAGTGACCTCTGAATACGTTGGTGACTTCGATCTTTTGGTCCTTACCACTTGGGTTGATGGACTTCTTGTGGGAAGGCAACACGCTGGCCCTGCTACGTCCCGACTTGTCGATGAACTCACCACCGGCACTCAGACCCAGGTCGCCGTGCTCATGACCTATGGATTTGACCCGGGTCACGCAATGCTTCGGCTCATTGACTCGATCATGGCTAAGGGGCTTCAGGTGGTTGCATCCAAGACCATGAAAAGCACTGCCGATGGATTGTTCCAGTTTGCTCAGGAACTCTGCCAGATGGCTTGGCCTGACATCTCGGGTGACGGCATTGTCAAAGCCGTCTTAGAGGGTGGTGATCTTGCTGTCGACCAGGTCGCAGCCACAATCGGCATCAGGCCGGAACTAGCGACGTCTGTTACACGTAGTGTTAATGAGTTGCGGTCTTTCAGGGGTAGTAGCGATTTGTTGACACAACTCATGGCCAACGTTAATGCGTTGCAGGCGGCGATCGATATGGGCATGCGTGAACATCGAACGCCGCGGCGTTTGGGTCGTCGGTCACATGCAGGCGCCAGTGCCTGA
- the folP gene encoding dihydropteroate synthase, with the protein MATLRLRDRQLDLARGIVMGILNRTTDSFYDKGSYFDFDLFLKKAETLVADGADILDIGGVKAGPGEEITLEAELERVVPAVEAVASRLDVAISVDTWRSEVLEAVIVAGAHLGNDISGFGDPAYTKVAARHGAGVVATHIRLKPRVPDPDPHYDDLVRDVRKFLLDRVDRALGDGVGRDSIIIDAGFDLGKTTTQSLALLGTTSSLVETGYPVLISASNKGFLGEALSLDITQRRWASLSAASLAMIDGAAVFRVHDVRSTVKALDTIAALQTQRVEHADPSENS; encoded by the coding sequence TTGGCAACGTTACGGTTAAGGGATCGTCAACTCGATCTCGCACGCGGGATCGTCATGGGTATTTTGAATCGAACGACCGATTCGTTCTACGACAAGGGCAGTTACTTTGACTTTGATCTTTTCCTCAAGAAGGCCGAGACACTCGTCGCCGATGGTGCTGACATTCTCGACATCGGCGGAGTCAAGGCTGGTCCTGGCGAGGAGATCACCCTCGAAGCCGAGCTCGAGCGAGTGGTCCCGGCCGTCGAGGCGGTCGCCTCTCGTCTCGATGTAGCCATCTCGGTCGACACCTGGCGATCCGAGGTGCTTGAAGCGGTGATCGTTGCAGGGGCACATCTCGGTAACGACATCTCGGGATTCGGCGATCCCGCTTATACCAAAGTGGCGGCACGCCACGGTGCTGGGGTGGTGGCCACCCATATCCGCCTCAAGCCTCGTGTCCCAGATCCCGACCCGCACTACGACGACCTGGTGCGCGATGTTCGTAAATTTCTCCTTGATCGGGTTGATCGGGCGCTTGGTGATGGCGTTGGTCGTGATTCGATCATCATTGATGCCGGGTTTGATCTTGGCAAGACAACCACGCAATCGTTAGCCCTGCTTGGAACGACAAGCAGCCTCGTTGAGACTGGCTATCCGGTTCTGATCTCCGCATCGAACAAGGGCTTCTTGGGCGAAGCCCTCTCGCTTGATATCACCCAGCGCCGTTGGGCGTCCTTGAGCGCCGCGAGCCTGGCGATGATTGACGGTGCAGCAGTTTTCCGTGTTCATGATGTGCGCTCGACGGTCAAGGCGCTCGATACGATCGCAGCCTTGCAGACTCAGCGGGTCGAGCACGCTGATCCGAGTGAGAACTCGTAG
- a CDS encoding DNA photolyase family protein yields the protein MTHALWLRGDLRLSDHAGFVAMASTNEPFAVFFNLDPMLDRHLTPHKRAYLMAALRDLDTQLDGRLSLLACNPTQELPALLADRGITSVITHGSVGPSIRRRLNTAAVAMHARGITLGALDTPYAVAPGTLSTKDATPTSEQQGYRVYTPFYKAWRPRALRATPYPHPEISNLITIDRVFEPEGNSISGGERAARLDMNRFLSQRRFHYASQRDYPDQAVTSGLSTHLHFGTIHPRTIIASLGPDDAKFLAELAWREFYADVLFRNPDAVNQELDVRFQQMKWRQAVEAPTLLDAWKQGRTGYPLVDAGMRELLATHLMHNRVRMVVASFLIKDLHFDWRIGAQYFEQQLLDGDLASNRLNWQWVAGTGTDAAPYFRIFNPILQSKKFDPDGSYIKRWVPELAHLSGNAIHEPSTYLDPTTIGYVAPIVDHNIERQETLARYESAKASTS from the coding sequence ATGACTCATGCTCTTTGGCTCCGCGGCGACCTGCGCCTTAGTGACCACGCCGGCTTTGTGGCGATGGCGTCTACAAACGAACCTTTTGCGGTCTTCTTTAATCTTGACCCGATGCTTGATCGACACCTCACACCCCATAAACGTGCGTACCTGATGGCCGCACTCCGGGATCTCGATACGCAACTCGATGGCCGACTGAGCTTGCTCGCTTGTAACCCCACACAAGAGCTGCCAGCCCTCCTGGCCGACCGCGGCATCACCTCGGTCATCACCCACGGTTCAGTTGGTCCCAGCATTCGACGACGCCTCAACACAGCAGCTGTCGCGATGCACGCCAGGGGAATCACGTTGGGCGCACTGGATACTCCTTACGCCGTCGCACCTGGAACGCTGTCGACTAAGGACGCCACGCCAACGTCCGAGCAGCAGGGGTATCGAGTGTATACGCCCTTCTATAAAGCCTGGCGACCGAGGGCGCTTAGGGCCACCCCCTATCCACACCCCGAGATTTCCAACTTGATCACCATCGATCGTGTCTTTGAGCCAGAAGGCAACAGTATTTCGGGTGGAGAGCGAGCAGCACGCCTTGACATGAATCGATTCCTTAGCCAACGACGATTTCACTATGCGAGCCAACGGGACTACCCTGACCAAGCGGTCACATCGGGACTCAGTACACATCTCCACTTTGGAACAATTCACCCTCGGACCATTATCGCATCGCTTGGCCCCGACGACGCAAAGTTCTTGGCCGAGCTCGCGTGGCGAGAGTTCTACGCCGACGTACTTTTCCGCAACCCGGACGCCGTCAACCAGGAGCTTGACGTACGATTTCAACAGATGAAGTGGCGCCAGGCGGTCGAGGCGCCAACGCTTCTCGATGCATGGAAGCAGGGCAGAACAGGCTATCCGCTCGTCGATGCTGGAATGCGCGAGCTGCTCGCCACTCACCTCATGCACAACCGTGTACGCATGGTCGTCGCGTCATTCCTCATCAAAGACCTCCATTTTGACTGGCGGATCGGTGCACAATACTTCGAACAGCAGCTACTCGATGGTGACCTGGCCTCTAACCGACTGAACTGGCAGTGGGTCGCAGGGACGGGCACCGACGCCGCTCCATATTTCCGCATCTTCAATCCGATTCTTCAATCGAAGAAATTCGACCCGGACGGATCCTACATTAAGCGCTGGGTACCAGAGCTGGCTCATCTGAGCGGCAACGCCATCCATGAGCCCTCAACCTATCTGGACCCAACCACCATCGGCTACGTTGCTCCCATCGTAGATCACAACATCGAGCGTCAAGAGACCTTAGCGCGCTACGAGAGCGCCAAGGCGTCTACTTCGTGA
- a CDS encoding IS1634 family transposase, translating to MKRFSGAMHVATTRRQHKDKVYETHLLRRSYREDGKVKNETLANLSYLPEETIQVIRESLAGKHHVVAGEGFEIKRSLPHGHVAAIAAMANKLKLPALLGPACRERDIIYALIIARAIRPASKLATSRWFKDSTLGADLGLMGISTDEIYSAMDWLYARQGTIEAQLAKRHLQEGSRVLYDLSSSWMEGTHCPLASYGYSRDHKRGKTQIEYGLMTDVDGRPISIEVFSGNTGDPTAFVNAVNMTRDRFGLKELIMVGDRGMITRARIEALRGLEGAKWITCLRAPQIRTLIDGGSLQLGLFDETNLAAITHPDYPDERLIACRNPDLARLRAHKREELLVATEKELERIQAAALGHQSKHPIALKIGRVLNRHKMAKHFTLEFDDDESFTFVRDTNSIETEAALDGIYVIRTSVSHEELDDAKAVEAYKGLSVVERNFRNLKVIDLDLRPIYHYSENRVRAHVFLSMLALYVTWHMREALAPLMFRDEEIPERHDPVAPALRSDAAHSKDATKLGANGEAIHSFATLLAHLGTLTRNTVEFSQGVQIEQLSVPTPLQRRVFELIGSPIPTTIGGKSTERKH from the coding sequence GTGAAACGCTTTAGCGGGGCCATGCATGTTGCCACTACTCGTCGCCAGCACAAGGATAAGGTGTATGAGACCCATCTGCTTAGACGTTCCTATCGTGAAGATGGCAAGGTAAAGAACGAGACACTAGCCAATCTGTCCTATCTCCCCGAAGAGACCATCCAGGTAATCCGTGAGTCCTTAGCTGGTAAGCACCATGTGGTGGCCGGGGAGGGCTTTGAGATCAAGCGAAGTCTGCCTCATGGACATGTGGCAGCTATAGCTGCGATGGCGAACAAGTTAAAGCTTCCCGCCCTCCTTGGACCCGCCTGTCGTGAGCGAGATATCATCTATGCCCTCATTATCGCAAGAGCCATTCGCCCAGCCTCCAAGCTCGCAACCTCTCGGTGGTTCAAAGACTCCACCCTGGGGGCTGACCTAGGGCTAATGGGTATCTCAACCGATGAGATCTACTCCGCAATGGACTGGTTGTATGCACGCCAAGGCACGATCGAAGCCCAACTCGCCAAACGTCACCTCCAGGAGGGCTCACGGGTGCTCTATGACCTCTCCTCCTCCTGGATGGAGGGGACACATTGCCCTCTGGCTTCCTATGGTTACTCCAGAGATCACAAGCGAGGCAAGACCCAGATCGAGTATGGTCTCATGACCGATGTCGATGGTCGACCGATCTCCATCGAGGTCTTTAGTGGTAACACCGGGGACCCTACCGCCTTTGTGAATGCCGTTAACATGACCAGGGATCGCTTTGGGTTAAAAGAACTCATCATGGTGGGAGATCGAGGGATGATCACCCGTGCACGTATAGAGGCACTGCGGGGTCTCGAGGGTGCAAAGTGGATCACCTGTCTACGGGCTCCCCAGATTCGAACCCTCATCGACGGTGGTTCTCTCCAGCTTGGACTCTTTGATGAGACGAACCTGGCTGCGATCACCCATCCTGACTATCCCGATGAGCGCCTCATCGCATGTCGTAACCCTGACCTGGCTCGTCTTCGGGCTCATAAGCGAGAAGAGCTCCTGGTAGCGACCGAGAAGGAGCTCGAACGTATTCAGGCGGCTGCTCTTGGTCACCAGAGCAAGCATCCGATTGCCTTAAAGATCGGGAGAGTCCTCAACCGACACAAGATGGCCAAGCACTTTACCTTAGAGTTCGACGACGATGAGAGCTTCACCTTTGTCAGAGATACCAACTCAATCGAGACAGAGGCTGCACTCGATGGGATATATGTCATACGTACCTCGGTTAGCCATGAAGAACTCGATGATGCCAAGGCGGTAGAGGCCTACAAGGGCTTAAGCGTTGTCGAGCGCAACTTTCGCAACCTGAAGGTCATCGATCTCGATCTACGTCCGATCTATCACTACAGCGAGAATCGGGTCAGAGCCCACGTGTTTCTTAGCATGCTCGCTCTCTATGTCACCTGGCACATGAGAGAGGCTCTAGCACCTCTCATGTTTCGTGACGAGGAGATTCCAGAACGTCACGATCCGGTTGCACCCGCCCTTCGCTCAGATGCCGCCCACTCCAAAGATGCCACCAAACTAGGAGCAAATGGCGAGGCCATCCACAGTTTTGCTACCTTGCTTGCCCACCTTGGAACCCTGACTAGAAACACGGTTGAATTTAGCCAGGGGGTCCAGATCGAACAGCTCTCGGTGCCAACGCCACTGCAACGTAGAGTCTTTGAACTCATTGGATCACCGATACCAACCACCATTGGAGGAAAGTCGACAGAACGAAAACACTAA
- a CDS encoding phosphotransferase family protein, with the protein MNEHQCPFSESALHWIREASQLVGSLTVALCPGGRSNLTYRIQDETGESIILRRPPAGMVLPTAHDMGREFRFLSALAPTGFAVPRPVAFCDDPALIGAPFYLMEEAQGLILRDDEQASAVPIATRQVIGPNLITTLSQLHSFDPATIGLPATANPHAYVGRQLDRWLTQVSSVVTFEADLIATVLEVGHELRAHMPETEAIGIVHGDYRLDNVVLTDHGEVVAVLDWEIASIGDPLADIGMLGVYWMDANDDRMRGINSATRLEGFTSRAELYELYAQVRHIDPERITFYQHFGSWKLACILIGVVERYRSGASGGDQSSIDDYPTLITELLAAATLAH; encoded by the coding sequence ATGAATGAGCATCAGTGTCCGTTTTCTGAAAGCGCTCTCCACTGGATCAGGGAGGCCAGCCAGCTCGTCGGATCACTCACCGTCGCACTGTGCCCAGGTGGTCGCTCCAATCTCACCTATCGTATCCAGGACGAGACCGGCGAATCGATAATTCTCCGTCGACCCCCCGCCGGAATGGTACTCCCAACGGCCCATGACATGGGGCGAGAGTTTCGCTTTCTCTCGGCGTTGGCGCCCACAGGCTTTGCCGTCCCACGACCAGTGGCCTTCTGCGATGACCCTGCCCTCATCGGAGCTCCGTTCTATCTGATGGAAGAGGCACAGGGCCTCATCCTTCGCGACGACGAGCAAGCCAGCGCGGTTCCGATCGCGACTCGCCAAGTCATTGGACCCAACCTCATCACTACCCTCTCCCAACTTCACAGCTTTGATCCAGCGACAATCGGACTACCCGCGACGGCGAATCCGCATGCCTATGTTGGCCGGCAACTCGACCGATGGCTCACACAGGTCTCCTCGGTTGTCACCTTCGAGGCCGACCTCATCGCAACCGTGCTCGAGGTCGGCCACGAGTTGCGCGCCCACATGCCAGAGACCGAAGCCATCGGTATCGTCCACGGCGACTACCGTCTCGACAACGTCGTGCTCACCGACCACGGTGAGGTCGTGGCCGTCCTCGACTGGGAGATCGCCTCCATCGGCGATCCCCTGGCCGATATCGGCATGCTCGGGGTCTACTGGATGGACGCCAACGATGATCGGATGCGCGGCATAAACAGCGCTACCAGACTCGAGGGATTTACGTCACGGGCTGAGCTCTATGAGCTCTATGCACAAGTGCGCCATATCGATCCAGAACGCATCACCTTCTACCAACACTTCGGAAGCTGGAAGCTGGCCTGTATCCTCATCGGTGTCGTTGAGCGCTACCGAAGCGGCGCCTCCGGCGGCGATCAATCGAGCATTGATGACTACCCCACCTTGATCACAGAGCTACTCGCGGCGGCAACACTTGCTCATTGA
- a CDS encoding Rrf2 family transcriptional regulator, with product MNLSMSRRGDYSVRAALYLARRADRPQATKVKEIVAEMGIPASFASQILADLVRTDIATSKPGRDGGYRLARDPNAITLLELVEAGEGPLRAEHCALGDGPCRWDTVCPLHASWQATVAAVRDQLTTITLATILNEDLRLEQSHEDPPIDGHRSFRGIETDDSSFVELPEATVRQLISRLVDRELLIELQETLRGVSWLSRASLSMAYLLDRGSRLIVEVVNSAEETLRIEIDIEPIPIDARRVELKGHAKIRTNMKPDPQPLLRLILNRVARMLEARDSPVSG from the coding sequence ATGAACTTATCAATGTCGCGTCGGGGTGACTATAGCGTGCGAGCAGCGTTGTATCTCGCGCGACGAGCTGACCGACCCCAGGCAACGAAGGTCAAAGAGATCGTCGCCGAGATGGGGATCCCTGCAAGCTTTGCCTCCCAGATCCTGGCTGATCTGGTTCGCACCGACATCGCCACCTCAAAGCCCGGGCGCGATGGCGGTTATCGTCTCGCTCGAGATCCAAACGCCATTACACTCCTCGAACTAGTCGAAGCCGGTGAGGGACCATTGCGAGCTGAACACTGTGCTCTCGGCGATGGACCCTGCCGCTGGGACACGGTTTGCCCCCTTCATGCCAGCTGGCAGGCGACCGTCGCAGCGGTGCGAGACCAACTCACTACGATCACGCTGGCTACAATCCTCAATGAAGACCTACGCCTTGAGCAGAGCCATGAGGACCCACCGATAGATGGACACCGCTCGTTTCGAGGAATCGAGACCGACGACTCGAGCTTCGTCGAGCTACCGGAGGCAACTGTACGTCAGCTCATCAGTCGCCTAGTGGATCGTGAGTTGTTGATCGAGCTTCAAGAGACCCTCCGAGGCGTGAGTTGGCTTTCACGCGCCAGTCTCTCCATGGCCTATCTCCTCGATCGTGGCAGCCGGTTAATCGTAGAAGTTGTCAACAGTGCAGAGGAGACCCTTCGTATCGAGATCGATATCGAACCAATCCCCATCGATGCTCGTCGAGTTGAACTCAAGGGGCACGCAAAGATACGCACGAACATGAAGCCGGATCCACAGCCGCTTCTGAGATTGATTCTCAACCGTGTTGCGAGGATGCTTGAAGCTCGCGACAGCCCGGTCAGCGGTTAA
- the trxA gene encoding thioredoxin, giving the protein MDVTDATFEQDVIEASKDRPIVVDLWAPWCGPCRTLSPIIEKVVAETEGKVELVKINVDENPASAQAFKVQGIPAVFAIKDGKIVDSFVGAYPESQVREFVAKLAPAKTVVDVLIEEGNEPALRQALELEPANDVAGVSLAKLLADRGELDEAEAILARFPETAEIAKLKAKIRLAREGSATLSEDEITKELDELLDSVKSDDVARQRFLDLLNLLPENDPRINEYRRTFTSRLF; this is encoded by the coding sequence ATGGACGTAACTGATGCTACCTTTGAACAAGATGTGATCGAGGCGTCAAAGGATCGGCCCATTGTGGTGGATCTTTGGGCACCCTGGTGTGGGCCATGCCGGACGCTCAGTCCGATTATCGAGAAGGTGGTCGCTGAGACTGAAGGCAAGGTGGAGCTGGTCAAGATCAACGTCGATGAAAATCCAGCTTCAGCCCAGGCCTTTAAGGTCCAGGGGATACCGGCGGTGTTCGCGATCAAGGATGGGAAGATCGTTGACAGCTTTGTGGGTGCCTACCCCGAGTCCCAGGTTCGTGAGTTTGTCGCTAAACTCGCACCGGCAAAGACGGTAGTTGACGTCCTGATTGAGGAGGGCAACGAGCCTGCACTTCGACAGGCTCTTGAACTGGAGCCGGCCAACGACGTGGCTGGGGTCTCGCTCGCAAAGCTCTTGGCGGACCGGGGTGAACTCGATGAGGCGGAAGCGATCCTCGCTCGCTTTCCCGAGACGGCCGAAATTGCAAAGTTGAAGGCCAAGATTCGTCTGGCACGAGAGGGTTCAGCGACGTTGAGCGAGGATGAGATCACCAAGGAGCTCGATGAACTCCTCGACTCGGTCAAATCCGACGACGTTGCGCGTCAACGGTTTTTGGATCTTTTGAACCTCCTCCCGGAGAACGATCCACGAATCAACGAGTATCGGCGCACCTTTACCTCACGATTGTTCTAG